A single window of Carassius gibelio isolate Cgi1373 ecotype wild population from Czech Republic chromosome A19, carGib1.2-hapl.c, whole genome shotgun sequence DNA harbors:
- the lrrc3b gene encoding leucine-rich repeat-containing protein 3B, with the protein MTPLDLWLSRSIPMCLLLQSLVLMVLCFPSASTCPKGCTCQRSESPPHGLNVSCSLSRLKEIPPDVPLDTQLLQLDRNHISLVPDRIFHGLRMLRRLNLSHNAVETLGEGAFVGLEGSLEVLDLSHNRITSVHKDAFARLKARVMVDNNPWHCDCALQQALGGMAHNHEAATRVLCRSSELRDQEGQPFLAVDADLCNLAKRTTDYAMLVTMFGWFAMVISYVVYYVRQNQEDARRHLEYLKSLPSKPKKPDELEDISTVV; encoded by the coding sequence ATGACGCCGTTGGACCTGTGGCTTTCGCGCTCCATCCCCATGTGTCTGCTGCTGCAGAGCCTGGTGCTCATGGTCCTGTGCTTTCCGTCTGCCAGCACCTGTCCCAAGGGTTGCACCTGTCAGCGCTCTGAAAGCCCACCGCACGGCCTCAACGTCTCCTGTAGTCTGTCACGCTTGAAGGAGATCCCACCTGATGTCCCCCTGGACACCCAGCTGCTGCAGCTGGATCGAAACCACATATCTCTGGTGCCCGATCGCATATTTCATGGATTGAGGATGCTTCGGAGGCTCAATCTCTCCCATAATGCTGTGGAAACCCTCGGCGAGGGGGCGTTTGTCGGTTTGGAGGGCTCTCTGGAAGTGCTGGACCTTTCCCACAACCGAATCACTAGCGTGCACAAGGACGCATTCGCACGGTTGAAGGCACGTGTGATGGTGGACAACAACCCTTGGCATTGCGACTGCGCCCTGCAGCAGGCGCTGGGTGGCATGGCGCACAACCATGAGGCCGCCACGCGCGTGCTGTGCCGTAGTTCAGAGCTGAGGGACCAAGAGGGCCAGCCGTTCCTTGCCGTGGATGCGGACTTGTGCAACCTGGCCAAGCGGACCACCGACTACGCCATGTTGGTGACCATGTTTGGCTGGTTCGCAATGGTTATTTCTTATGTTGTTTACTATGTACGGCAGAACCAAGAAGATGCAAGACGACACCTTGAGTACCTGAAATCGCTTCCCAGCAAGCCCAAGAAACCGGACGAACTGGAGGACATCAGCACGGTTGTGTGA